Proteins encoded within one genomic window of Gadus macrocephalus chromosome 16, ASM3116895v1:
- the clrn1 gene encoding clarin-1 — MPNRQKRTVFCVAGALGFVCVLTVAVSLGLPRWLHGTVLCHTGAQLVNASGAELDKFLGRLSYGLFQGERVKQCGLGGRPLRFYFFPGMIHVIPLGLHVTVLFFCGVLVLFSSLATGFFFFNAFGSPYETLQGPLGLYLWSASCCVCSCLVMILFAAEVKLKHMSRRIANFNEVFDYTTYSETYDVSYWLFLLVFFLNALNFLLIRVAGIDFPFRQNKESEVTTGAADLLY; from the exons ATGCCGAACCGACAGAAGAGGACGGTGTTTTGTGTGGCAGGTGCCCTGGGCTTCGTGTGCGTATTGACGGTGGCGGTGTCGCTGGGCCTCCCCCGGTGGCTGCACGGTACCGTGCTCTGCCACACAGGGGCCCAGCTGGTCAACGCGTCCGGAGCCGAGCTGGACAAGTTCCTGGGCCGGCTGAGCTACGGACTCTTCCAGGGGGAGAGGGTCAAGCAGTGCGGACTTGGCGGGAGACCCCTCCGCTTCTACT tcttcCCAGGTATGATCCATGTGATCCCATTGGGTCTCCACGTCACCGTGCTCTTCTTCTGCGGCGTCCTGGTGCTCTTCTCCTCGCTGGCCaccggcttcttcttcttcaacgCCTTCGGGAGCCCCTATGAGACCCTGCAGGGCCCTCTTGGTCTCTACCTCTGGAGTGCTTCCTGCT gtgtgtgcagCTGCCTGGTGATGATCCTGTTTGCTGCGGAGGTGAAGCTGAAGCACATGTCAAGACGGATCGCCAACTTCAACGAGGTCTTCGACTACACGACTTACAGTGAGACTTACGACGTCTCCTATTGGCTCTTCCTTCTCGTCTTCTTCCTTAACGCACTGAACTTCCTGTTAATCCGTGTGGCTGGGATTGACTTCCCCTTCCGGCAAAACAAGGAGTCGGAGGTAACCACCGGAGCGGCTGACCTCCTGTACTGA